The genomic stretch AAGTACGCGGTGCACGACTTCCAGGAGGCCGGCGTGCTGCCCGGCCTGACCACGTACGCCTTCGACGCCTCCGGCTGGCTGGACCCCACCAGCTGGTACGGCGCGCTGGCCGCCGGTCTGTTCAACATCACGCCCCAGCCCACCGTGCTGGAGACGATCGCCTGGGTCGCCTACCTCGTGCCGGTGCTCGTCCTGTTCCTGCTCCCCGGGCGCTCGTCCCGGACCACGCCGGCACCCACCCCGGCACCCACCCCGGCACCCACGCCGACCACCCACGCCGTCCCGGAGGACACCACCCATGTCGATGCGCGCCCGTAGCCGGACCACAGTGGCCGCCGTCGCCGGCCCCGCCGCCGTGACCCTGGCCGCCCTGGCGCTGGCCGCCTGCGGCAGCAGCGGGGACTCCGGCGGCACCGAGGCCCAGGCCGCCGACCAGATCGCCGTGGCCGCCTCCGACGACACCTGCGACGTCGCGACCAGCGAGCTCGAGGCCGGCGTCCACCAGTTCACCGTGACCAACAGCGGCTCCAAGGTCACCGAGTTCTACGTCTACGCCGACGGCGACCGGGTGATGGGCGAGGTGGAGAACATCGCCCCCGGCGTCGCCCGCGACCTGCGCCTGGAGCTGCCGGCGGGGGAGTACGAGACCGCCTGCAAGCCCGGCATGGTCGGCGACGGCATCCGCGCGGTGCTCACCGTCACCGGCGAGGCGCCCAGCCTGTCCGAGGACGAGACGCTCGCCCAGGCCAGCGCCGACTACCAGCGGTACGTGCAGTCGCAGACCGGCGCCCTGCTGGAGCGGACCACGGCGTTCACCGACGCGGTGCAGGCCGGCGACATCGAGGGCGCCAAGGCGCTGTTCCCGGTGGCGCGCACCTACTGGGAGCGGATCGAGCCCGTGGCGGAGAGCTTCGGCGACCTCGACCCGCTCATCGACGGCCGTGAGGGCGACCAGGCCGAGGGCGAGGACTTCACCGGCTTCCACCGGATCGAGCAGGCGCTGTGGGAGACCGGCGACGTCTCGGACATGGGGCCCTACGCCGACCAGCTGCTGGCGAACGTCCAGGAGATCGTCACCCTGGCCGACGAGGTGCAGCTGGACCCGCTGCAGCTGGCCAACGGCGCCAAGGCGCTGCTCGACGAGATCGCCACCGGGAAGATCACCGGTGAGGAGGACCGCTACTCGCACACCGACCTGTGGGACTTCCGGGCCAACCTGGAGGGCTCGGAGGCCGCGGTGCAGGCCCTGCGCCCCTACCTGGAGGCCAACGACCCGGAGCTGGTCGCCGAGATCGACGAGCGGTTCGCCGCCGCCGAGGCGGAGCTGGAACAGTACCGATCGGGGGACGGTTGGGTCTCCTACGACCAGCTGACCCAGGACCAGTTGCGCGGCCTGAGCGACACCATCACGGCCCTCACCGAGTCGGTGAGCCAGGTGGCCTCGGTCGTCGCCGGGAAGTGAGCCCTGAACCTGCATGAGTGACGACGTCTCGCGCGGCCTGTCCCGCCGGCGCTTCTTCGGCCTGGCCGGGGCCGGCACCGCCGGGGTGCTGGCCGCCGGCGCCGCCGGTGGCGCGATCGGGCGGGCCACCGCCGAGGTGCCCCCGGCGGGCGGGGCCGCGGACACCACCGG from Modestobacter roseus encodes the following:
- the efeO gene encoding iron uptake system protein EfeO, whose product is MAAVAGPAAVTLAALALAACGSSGDSGGTEAQAADQIAVAASDDTCDVATSELEAGVHQFTVTNSGSKVTEFYVYADGDRVMGEVENIAPGVARDLRLELPAGEYETACKPGMVGDGIRAVLTVTGEAPSLSEDETLAQASADYQRYVQSQTGALLERTTAFTDAVQAGDIEGAKALFPVARTYWERIEPVAESFGDLDPLIDGREGDQAEGEDFTGFHRIEQALWETGDVSDMGPYADQLLANVQEIVTLADEVQLDPLQLANGAKALLDEIATGKITGEEDRYSHTDLWDFRANLEGSEAAVQALRPYLEANDPELVAEIDERFAAAEAELEQYRSGDGWVSYDQLTQDQLRGLSDTITALTESVSQVASVVAGK